Proteins co-encoded in one Aminivibrio pyruvatiphilus genomic window:
- the argC gene encoding N-acetyl-gamma-glutamyl-phosphate reductase — protein sequence MSSVVRAVVWGANGMAGGEVLRILAGHPSIRVEGAVSRSRSGQPVWHTHPHLRGSFPELAFCSPEEGKATGADIAFLALPHGTSAPLIRECLDRGMKVADLSGDVRLRNPADYEQWYGSAPLFPELLDRAVYGLPELYRDKLKGADLASGVGCNASCSILGLYPLARAGLIGDVRIEVRVGSSEAGATPTTGSHHPFRSRALRVYEPFRHRHLAEILQELNLSEEGVTLTMTAVEMIRGVQMIAHVNLSRRVKEAELWKAYRSAYSGEPFVSLCPARPSHLRLPEPKLVAGSNQALTGFTLHEDGTRLVVVTAIDNLMKGAAGSAVQSANLLLGLDETAGLGMLPVYPA from the coding sequence ATGAGCTCCGTGGTCCGGGCAGTCGTCTGGGGAGCGAACGGCATGGCGGGAGGAGAGGTCCTGAGGATTCTCGCGGGACACCCCTCCATACGAGTGGAAGGGGCGGTTTCCCGGAGCCGTTCCGGCCAGCCGGTCTGGCATACCCACCCCCATCTCCGGGGGAGTTTTCCGGAACTGGCTTTCTGCAGTCCCGAAGAGGGAAAGGCGACGGGCGCGGACATCGCCTTCCTGGCCCTCCCCCACGGGACATCCGCTCCCCTGATCCGGGAATGCCTCGACAGGGGGATGAAAGTGGCCGATCTTTCCGGGGACGTCCGCCTCAGGAATCCGGCTGATTATGAACAATGGTACGGTTCGGCTCCCCTTTTTCCCGAACTGCTGGACAGGGCGGTCTACGGCCTTCCGGAACTGTACCGGGACAAGCTGAAGGGAGCGGACCTGGCCAGCGGTGTGGGATGCAACGCCTCCTGCTCCATCCTCGGCCTGTACCCCCTGGCCCGGGCCGGGCTGATCGGCGACGTGAGGATCGAGGTCCGGGTGGGATCCTCCGAAGCAGGAGCGACGCCCACCACAGGAAGCCACCATCCTTTCCGGAGCCGGGCCCTGAGGGTGTACGAGCCCTTCCGCCACAGGCACCTCGCCGAGATCCTCCAGGAGCTGAATCTCTCCGAGGAAGGAGTGACCCTGACCATGACGGCGGTGGAGATGATCCGTGGGGTCCAGATGATCGCCCACGTGAACCTCTCCCGCAGGGTGAAGGAAGCGGAGCTGTGGAAGGCCTACCGGAGCGCCTATTCGGGAGAGCCCTTCGTCTCCCTCTGCCCCGCCAGGCCGTCCCATCTCCGCCTGCCCGAACCGAAGCTCGTCGCGGGCAGCAACCAGGCCCTCACCGGCTTCACCCTTCACGAGGACGGCACGAGGCTCGTGGTGGTGACCGCCATCGACAACCTTATGAAAGGGGCCGCGGGAAGCGCGGTCCAGTCGGCGAACCTTCTGCTGGGACTGGACGAGACTGCCGGCCTCGGAATGCTGCCGGTCTACCCGGCATAA
- a CDS encoding uridylate kinase: protein MNRRIQRGVVKIGGARGNAFGSLLEEIKERMERGEQWILTHGASSMMEDLSRAAGTEPVYVTSPGGFRSRFVSEGELALFEAACCRFSVRLAGTLGKMGIHAVPLYPPASKGATAKRKDALRSVEDGKVRILRGNYSGSIVSFDPVDIHAVWERGGLPLLPPLAADDSESGRILNVDGDRLAAAAAAAVGADVLAILSNVPGLLRDPGDPASKIDEGSLDGWDDLEHFARGNMKRKLLAAREALEGGAGAVVIADSRAPSPVESGLSGGGTLLCRGSMAAAG, encoded by the coding sequence ATGAATCGCCGGATACAGCGGGGCGTCGTCAAAATAGGAGGGGCCAGGGGAAATGCCTTCGGCTCCCTCCTCGAAGAGATAAAGGAACGGATGGAGCGGGGCGAACAGTGGATCCTCACCCACGGGGCCAGTTCCATGATGGAGGACCTTTCCCGGGCCGCCGGAACGGAACCCGTCTACGTCACAAGCCCCGGAGGCTTCAGAAGCCGTTTCGTGAGCGAGGGGGAGCTGGCCCTCTTTGAGGCCGCCTGCTGCCGGTTTTCCGTCCGGCTCGCGGGAACCCTGGGGAAAATGGGGATTCATGCAGTTCCTCTCTACCCGCCCGCCTCGAAGGGAGCAACGGCAAAACGGAAGGACGCCCTCCGCTCGGTGGAGGACGGAAAGGTCCGCATCCTCCGGGGAAACTACAGCGGCTCCATCGTGTCCTTTGACCCAGTGGACATCCATGCCGTATGGGAAAGGGGCGGCCTGCCCCTTCTCCCGCCCCTCGCGGCGGACGACTCGGAAAGCGGACGGATTCTCAACGTGGACGGCGACCGACTCGCCGCAGCAGCAGCCGCAGCCGTGGGAGCGGATGTCCTGGCCATCCTGAGCAACGTGCCGGGGCTGCTCCGGGATCCGGGAGACCCGGCGTCGAAAATCGACGAGGGGAGCCTGGACGGATGGGACGACCTGGAACACTTCGCCCGGGGCAACATGAAGCGGAAGCTCCTGGCCGCCAGGGAAGCCCTTGAAGGTGGCGCGGGGGCCGTGGTGATAGCCGACAGCCGTGCTCCGTCGCCGGTTGAATCGGGCCTGTCCGGAGGAGGAACCCTGCTGTGTCGGGGATCTATGGCAGCCGCGGGCTGA